ATAGTAAGCCTGAATTAAAACAGACAAAATTCCGTAATCTTTTGTTCTTGGTACAGCGGCAGTTCTCTCTGCAACTTCTTTCTGGAACATTCCTACCATTTCTGGAATTTGCTCATAATAATCAATGATTTTAAATAAAATCTGTGACGAAATATTATAAGGAAAATTTCCGATAATTGCGATTTGTTCATTTTCTAAACCTGCAAAATCATGCTTTAGAAAATCTCCTACAAAGGTTTCTTCGGTTATTTTATCATAATGCTGTTTCAGATACTCGATAGATTCTGTATCGATCTCTGCAAGATATACTTTTTGTTCTTTTTCAATAAGATATTTGGTAAGAACTCCCATTCCGGGGCCTACTTCGAGTACGTTTCCGTAGTTTTCAAAGCTCAGTCCTTCTACAATTTTCCTGGCGATATTTTCGTCGGTCAAAAAGTGTTGACCGAGATGTTTTTTTGCTTTTACACTCAAAGTTTTTTATGATTTCGTTAACAATGATTTTCTCTAATTCGTCCCAAATTTCGGAAGATTTTTTCTAATTTAGCCAAAAATTTTAATATTAATGGCTAAATCTGTAGATGAGTTTAATAAGAAAAGGCTTCGATCCAGCAATATTACTGTCGTAGTAAGTATCGCATTAGTGCTGTTTTTGTTGGGATTAATGGGGCTTATTTTAATCAACGCTCAAAAATATTCCGACTATTTAAAAGAGCAGCTTGTAGTAAATGCTTATTTTGATGAAAATTACGAGATCAAAGATTCTGCTAAAATTGCAAAACAAGAAGCCGTTGCTGTTGAATTAATCAATAAAATGGAAGCGGTAAAACGTACCAAATACATTACCAAAAAAATGGCTACTGCTGAAGCTAAAAAAAGTTTGGGAATTGATACAGAAGCGCTTTTTGAAGAAGATATTTATCCTGCCTCTGTAGAAGTTTCGTTAAAAGCGGGTTATACAGATTCTATTAAAACAGCAAGCGTATTGAAAGAACTGAAGGCTGTTCCCGGAATAAAAGATGTGAAAAACGATACCGATTCTCAGAAAATATATGACAACCTGAATAAAATTTTAAAATGGATTTTAGGATTCTGTGTATTGTTCTTGGTTTTAGCGATTGTATTGATTAACAATTCAATTCGTCTTAAAGTTTTTTCAAAAAGATTTATCATCAAAACCATGCAGTTGGTAGGTGCAAAACGAAGATTTATTTTAACGCCTTTCATCAAAGAAGCACTTGTTTTAGGAGTTCTTGGTGCGGTTATCGGTCTTTTGGCACTCTTCGGAGTTTGGTATTATTTTACAACAGCGATCAAAACGCCTTTCGTACAAGATACGAATCAGTATATTTGGTTGGTGGTTTCTATATTTGGTGTAGGTTTATTCATCACCGTATTAAGTACAATTATTGCAACATGGAGATTCTTAAGATCTAACGTTGACGATTTATATTATTCTTAAAAATGAGCAAAAAAACAAATAAATTTTCGGCATCAGATTTTGGTAACGAAACAAAAGTTTCCGACGAAAATACTTTTTACTTCGGTAAACAGAATTTTAAATGGATGCTGATTGGTCTTGCGTGTATAGTAGTTGGTTTTCTTCTTATGATGGGTCCAGATGCAAATACGGTTGACGGAAAACTAGATCCCAATGTCTGGAACGACGACATTTTTTCAATCAGAAGAATCAGAATTGCTCCGCTTCTTGTGGTGACTGGTTTTGTGATTGAAGTCTACGCAATTTTAAAAAGGAAATAATTTTTTTTTTACAATAAAAAGTAAGACAGTAAAAGATTTGAATATTAATTTGAATCTTTTGCTGTTTTTAATCTTTTAATATTTTTTGAATTAAACAAAAATGGATTTAATCAAAGCAATAATCATTGCCATAGTAGAAGGACTTACAGAATACTTACCCATTTCATCTACCGCTCACATGGGTTTTACCGCCAATTTGATGGGCTTAGAAGAAACCGAATTTCTAAAAATGTTTCAGGTTTCCATACAGTTTGGAGCTATTTTATCGGTAGTCGTTGCCTATTGGAAAAAGTTTTTCGACTTTGAAAACCTTAAGTTTTATTACAAATTAGGTTTTGCGGTGATTCCGGCTTTGGTTTTAGGATATATTTTTGATGATATGATTGAGGCTGTGTTGGGAAATCAGATTGCTATTTCCTCAGTTTTGGTTTTAGGTGGAGTCGTATTATTGTTTGCCGATAAATGGTTTAAAAATCCGGTTATCAATGACGAGAAAGATATTTCAATAAAAAAAGCAGTGACCATTGGTTTTTGGCAATGTCTTGCGATGATGCCCGGAACGAGTAGGAGTGCAGCTTCCATTATTGGAGGGATGACTCAGGGTTTATCACGAAAAGCGGCGGCAGAATTTTCTTTCTTTTTGGCTGTTC
Above is a window of Chryseobacterium scophthalmum DNA encoding:
- a CDS encoding DUF3098 domain-containing protein, whose translation is MSKKTNKFSASDFGNETKVSDENTFYFGKQNFKWMLIGLACIVVGFLLMMGPDANTVDGKLDPNVWNDDIFSIRRIRIAPLLVVTGFVIEVYAILKRK
- the rsmA gene encoding 16S rRNA (adenine(1518)-N(6)/adenine(1519)-N(6))-dimethyltransferase RsmA; translated protein: MSVKAKKHLGQHFLTDENIARKIVEGLSFENYGNVLEVGPGMGVLTKYLIEKEQKVYLAEIDTESIEYLKQHYDKITEETFVGDFLKHDFAGLENEQIAIIGNFPYNISSQILFKIIDYYEQIPEMVGMFQKEVAERTAAVPRTKDYGILSVLIQAYYDVKYLFTVHENVFNPPPKVKSGVIRLTRNPKEGLAGNEVLFKQIVKAGFNQRRKKLSNALKVLNIPEALKTHEFLDKRAEELSVADFISFTTLWKENQ
- a CDS encoding undecaprenyl-diphosphate phosphatase, yielding MDLIKAIIIAIVEGLTEYLPISSTAHMGFTANLMGLEETEFLKMFQVSIQFGAILSVVVAYWKKFFDFENLKFYYKLGFAVIPALVLGYIFDDMIEAVLGNQIAISSVLVLGGVVLLFADKWFKNPVINDEKDISIKKAVTIGFWQCLAMMPGTSRSAASIIGGMTQGLSRKAAAEFSFFLAVPTMLAVTVYSVFVKTWGKTTANPMKGYEMILQSQDHIMIFIVGNIVAFITALIAIKAFIGVLNKYGFKPWGWYRIFVGVALLIYFYYFK
- a CDS encoding cell division protein FtsX; this encodes MAKSVDEFNKKRLRSSNITVVVSIALVLFLLGLMGLILINAQKYSDYLKEQLVVNAYFDENYEIKDSAKIAKQEAVAVELINKMEAVKRTKYITKKMATAEAKKSLGIDTEALFEEDIYPASVEVSLKAGYTDSIKTASVLKELKAVPGIKDVKNDTDSQKIYDNLNKILKWILGFCVLFLVLAIVLINNSIRLKVFSKRFIIKTMQLVGAKRRFILTPFIKEALVLGVLGAVIGLLALFGVWYYFTTAIKTPFVQDTNQYIWLVVSIFGVGLFITVLSTIIATWRFLRSNVDDLYYS